A window of the Xenopus laevis strain J_2021 chromosome 9_10L, Xenopus_laevis_v10.1, whole genome shotgun sequence genome harbors these coding sequences:
- the LOC108701767 gene encoding sodium channel protein type 4 subunit alpha: protein MAGKMRPPGPESLRPFTRESLAAIEKRIEEEVARKAKQIEVLEGRVPKPNNGLEAGKNLPLIYGDPPPELIGVPLEELDYFYDTQKTFIVLNKGKAIFRFTATKALYLLDPFNPFRRGAIKVLIHSLFSLFIMFTILTNCVFMTMSDPPPWSKNVEYTFTGIYTFESLIKIFARGFCIDSFTFLRDPWNWLDFCVIVMAYTTEFVDLGNVSALRTFRVLRALKTITVIPGLKTIVGALIQSVKKLSDVMILTVFCLAVFALIGLQLFMGNLRHKCVRWPPPADYFMLYDNSTLNTTLYNDTMINSTLSNSTEVFDNYTIDWHAYLNDEANFYFLDGANDALLCGNSSDAGKCPESYTCMKTGRNPNYGYTSYDSFNWAFLSLFRLMTQDYWENLFQLTLRAAGKTYMVFFVLIIFLGSFYLINLILAVVAMAYAEQNEATIQEEIEKEKEFQELLEQLKKHQENERRKSSVASVGLIDTEKKKALSEHSLAGDGTENMDCNGRTVPKVIIERAPSLEDTSSAQSDQQRNSKIYLEEPTLQQRAASTRSVVSEVALEELEEAHQKCPPWWYKFANTFLIWDCCVLWVKFKEFVRFVVMDPFVDLGITICIVLNTLFMAMEHYPMTERFENVLSVGNLVFTGIFAAEMFFKIIALDPYYYFQVGWNIFDSIIVTLSLVELGLANVEGLSVLRSFRLLRVFKLAKSWPTLNMLIKIIGNSVGALGNLTLVLAIIVFIFAVVGMQLFGKSYKECVCKIASDCELPRWHMHDFFHSFLIVFRILCGEWIETMWDCMEVAGQAMCLVVFMMVMVIGNLVVLNLFLALLLSSFSADNLSASDDDGEMNNLQIAIGRITRGIDFVKKTFFSILHFKRKPKTEQEEEDHPNKENIALNHVETEPEPKSELEPKTEPPLIDGVTKKTRYFMDDYDRANFFNNPNIRIEVPIASEESDFDIPDTDELSTQSEVEELKKKYDDGSSVCSTVDYKPPEPDEEEEALEHKEDEGPEECFTKDCVRRFPCLYVDITTEKGKLWWNIRKTCFVIVEHNWFETFIIFMILLSSGALAFEDVYIEQRQVIKTILEYADKVFTYIFVFEMLLKWTAYGFKIYFTNAWCWLDFLIVAVSLISLTANWMGYSELGPIKSLRTLRALRPLRALSRFEGMRVVVNALLGAIPSIMNVLLVCLIFWLIFSIMGVNLFAGKYYRCINTTTSELFEVNVVNNRSECSALNHTEQVRWVNVKVNFDNVGLGYLSLLQVATFKGWMDIMYAAVDSRNIEDQPQYEINLYMYLYFVIFIIFGAFFTLNLFIGVIIDNFNQQKKKFGGKDIFMTEEQKKYYNAMKKLGSKKPQKPIPRPANEIQGLVYDFVMKQLFDIVIMILICLNMVTMMIETDDQSQEKTDILFKINLVFIVVFTGECVLKMFALRYFFFTIGWNIFDFVVVILSIVGIVLSDLIAEYFVSPTLFRVIRLARIGRVLRLIKGAKGIRTLLFALMMSLPALFNIGLLLFLVMFIYSIFGMSNFAYVKKESGIDDIFNFETFGNSIICLFQITTSAGWDGLLNPILNSGPPDCDPHMENPGTTVSGNCGNPAIGIVFFCSYIIISFLVVVNMYIAIILENFNVATEESGEPLCEDDFEMFYETWEKFDPDATQFVEYSRMSDFVDTLQDPLRIPKPNKIKLITLDLPMVTGDKIHCLDILFALTKEVLGDSGEMDALKESMEEKFMAANPSKVSYEPITTTLKRKQEEVCAIKIQRAFRRHLLRRSVKHASYIFRQSNDEESSAEDPPEKEGLIADRINAAYGKNVEEGRNGGAHRPRSTNRSSRSSIGYD from the exons ATGGCTGGCAAGATGCGCCCTCCCGGTCCTGAGAGTTTGCGTCCTTTTACCAGAGAGTCCTTGGCTGCAATAGAGAAGCGAATTGAGGAGGAGGTTGCCCGGAAAGCCAAACAGATTGAAGTGCTCGAAGGGAGAGTACCGAAACCCAACAATGGACTGGAGGCTGGAAAGAACTTGCCTCTTATATATGGAGATCCTCCACCTGAACTTATTGGGGTTCCCTTAGAGGAACTAGATTATTTTTATGACACTCAAAAG ACATTTATCGTCTTAAACAAAGGGAAAGCAATATTCCGATTCACAGCCACAAAAGCCTTGTATTTACTGGATCCATTTAATCCATTCAGAAGAGGCGCAATTAAAGTCTTAATCCATTC ATtgtttagcttatttattatgtttaccaTCTTAACGAATTGTGTTTTTATGACCATGAGTGACCCACCACCGTGGTCCAAGAATGTAGA GTACACGTTTACTGGAATTTACACCTTTGAGTCCTTAATAAAAATCTTCGCTCGGGGATTTTGTATTGACAGTTTTACATTCCTCAGAGATCCCTggaactggctggatttctgtgtCATTGTTATGGC ATACACCACAGAGTTTGTAGATTTGGGGAATGTGTCTGCTCTCAGGACATTCCGTGTACTCCGTGCTCTTAAAACAATCACAGTAATTCCAG GCCTGAAGACCATTGTTGGTGCCTTGATCCAGTCAGTGAAGAAACTCTCCGATGTGATGATCCTCACTGTCTTCTGTCTTGCTGTCTTTGCCCTCATTGGCCTTCAGCTCTTTATGGGAAATCTGAGGCACAAATGTGTCCGATGGCCACCCCCTGCTGACTACTTCATGCTATATGACAACAGTACCTTAAACACCACCCTATATAATGATACAATGATCAATTCTACTCTCAGCAATAGCACAGAGGTGTTCGACAACTACACCATTGACTGGCATGCCTACCTCAACGATGAAG CAAATTTTTACTTCCTGGATGGAGCAAATGATGCTCTTCTATGTGGCAACAGCAGCGACGCTGG GAAATGTCCAGAAAGTTACACTTGTATGAAAACTGgaagaaatccaaattacgggTACACCAGCTACGACTCATTCAACTGGGCTTTCCTTTCCCTTTTCCGATTAATGACACAGGACTACTGGGAGAATCTTTTCCAGTTG ACCCTACGAGCAGCTGGTAAAACCTACATGGTCTTCTTTGTGCTGATAATATTTCTGGGGTCTTTCTACCTGATTAACTTGATCCTTGCTGTGGTGGCCATGGCATATGCAGAACAGAATGAAGCCACCATCCAAGAAGaaatagaaaaagagaaagagtTCCAGGAGCTTTTGGAGCAGCTGAAGAAACATCAAGAAAATGAACGTAGG AAGTCCAGTGTTGCCTCAGTTGGGCTCATCGACACGGAAAAGAAAAAGGCTCTTTCAGAACACAGTCTTGCTGGAGACGGCACAGAAAATATGGACTGCAACGGGCGAACAGTGCCCAAAGTTATTATTGAACGCGCACCCTCTTTGGAGGAT ACAAGCTCAGCACAGTCAGATCAACAGAGGAATTCTAAGATTTATTTGGAGGAGCCAACTCTACAGCAAAGGGCAGCGAGTACCCGCAGTGTCGTGTCAGAAGTTGCTCTTGAAG AACTGGAAGAGGCTCATCAAAAATGCCCTCCCTGGTGGTACAAGTTCGCTAACACCTTTTTGATCTGGGATTGCTGCGTCCTATGGGTGAAGTTTAAGGAATTTGTACGGTTTGTGGTCATGGATCCATTTGTCGACTTGGGAATCACCATTTGCATCGTGCTTAACACCCTTTTTATGGCCATGGAACACTACCCGATGACGGAGCGGTTTGAGAATGTTCTGAGCGTAGGAAACTTG gTATTTACTGGCATATTTGCAGCTGAAATGTTCTTCAAGATCATAGCCCTAGATCCTTACTACTACTTCCAAGTGGGGTGGAATATATTTGACAGCATTATAGTCACCTTGAGTTTGGTGGAGTTGGGTCTTGCAAATGTGGAAGGTCTGTCTGTGCTCAGATCATTCCGTCTG CTCAGGGTATTCAAGCTAGCCAAATCATGGCCAACCCTTAACATGCTCATCAAAATCATCGGCAACTCAGTGGGAGCTCTGGGAAACCTCACCCTGGTGTTGGCAATTATTGTCTTCATCTTTGCGGTGGTGGGGATGCAGTTGTTTGGGAAGAGCTACAAGGAATGCGTGTGCAAGATTGCCTCCGACTGCGAGCTGCCACGGTGGCACATGCATGACTTCTTCCACTCTTTTCTCATTGTCTTTCGGATCCTGTGCGGGGAGTGGATAGAGACGATGTGGGACTGCATGGAAGTAGCGGGGCAAGCCATGTGCCTGGTCGTGTTTATGATGGTCATGGTGATCGGTAACCTGGTG GTCCTCAATCTCTTTTTGGCTTTGTTGCTGAGTTCCTTCAGCGCAGACAATTTATCGGCCTCGGACGACGATGGGGAGATGAACAACCTACAGATTGCCATTGGAAGGATCACCAGGGGCATTGACTTTGTGAAGAAAACGTTCTTCTCTATCCTGCACTTCAAGAGGAAGCCAAAAACCGAGCAGGAAGAAGAGGACCACCCTAACAAAGAAAACATTGCTCTCAACCACGTAGAGACAGAACCAGAACCCAAGTCAGAACTGGAACCCAAGACAGAACCTCCACTGATTGATGGTGTGACTAAAAAAACACGTTATTTCATGGACGACTATGACCGTGCCAATTTTTTTAACAACCCAAACATTCGTATAGAAGTTCCTATCGCCTCAGAAGAGTCCGACTTTGACATTCCAGATACGGATGAGCTTAGCACACAGTCGGAGGTGGAGGAGCTCAAG AAGAAGTACGATGATGGCTCTTCAGTGTGTAGCACAGTAGATTACAAACCACCAGAACCTGACGAGGAAGAGGAGGCCCTTGAACACAAAGAAGATGAAGGCCCAGAGGAATGTTTCACTAAGG atTGTGTACGAAGATTCCCTTGTCTTTATGTCGACATCACAACAGAAAAAGGGAAACTTTGGTGGAACATTCGGAAAACATGTTTCGTGATTGTGGAGCACAACTGGTTTGAAACCTTCATCATCTTCATGATCCTACTCAGTAGTGGAGCACTG GCATTTGAAGATGTCTACATTGAACAGAGGCAAGTGATAAAGACTATCCTGGAGTATGCTGATAAAGTCTTCACATATATCTTTGTGTTTGAAATGCTACTGAAGTGGACGGCGTACGGCTTTAAGATCTATTTCACGAATGCCTGGTGTTGGCTGGATTTCCTAATTGTTGCT GTGTCTTTAATCAGCCTGACAGCCAACTGGATGGGCTACTCTGAACTTGGCCCCATCAAATCCCTTAGAACCTTGAGGGCCCTCAGACCGTTACGAGCATTGTCAAGATTTGAAGGCATGAGA GTGGTCGTGAACGCCCTTCTAGGAGCCATTCCATCTATCATGAATGTCCTGCTGGTTTGTTTGATCTTCTGGCTCATCTTCAGCATTATGGGCGTTAATCTCTTTGCCGGGAAATATTATCGATGCATCAACACAACCACGTCAGAATTATTTGAGGTCAACGTGGTCAACAACCGTTCCGAATGCTCCGCTTTAAACCATACAGAGCAAGTGCGATGGGTTAATGTCAAAGTGAATTTTGACAATGTGGGCCTTGGGTATCTCTCCCTTCTACAAGTG GCAACCTTCAAAGGCTGGATGGATATCATGTATGCTGCTGTAGATTCCCGGAAT ATTGAGGACCAGCCACAATACGAAATAAATCTCTATATGTATTTGTACTTTGTCATATTCATCATTTTTGGAGCTTTCTTCACTCTAAACCTGTTTATCGGTGTCATTATCGACAACTTCAACCAGCAAAAGAAAAAG tttGGAGGTAAGGACATCTTTATGACTGAGGAACAGAAGAAATACTACAACGCTATGAAAAAGCTGGgatccaaaaaaccccaaaaaccaaTTCCAAGACCCGCg AACGAAATTCAAGGTTTGGTGTATGACTTTGTCATGAAGCAGCTCTTTGACATTGTGATTATGATTCTAATTTGCCTCAACATGGTGACGATGATGATTGAAACAGATGACCAGAGCCAGGAAAAAACTGATATTCTTTTCAAGATCAATCTGGTGTTCATTGTCGTCTTCACGGGTGAATGTGTTCTCAAAATGTTTGCTCTGAGGTACTTCTTTTTCACAATCGGATGGAACATATTTGACTTTGTGGTGGTCATCCTTTCTATTGTTG GTATTGTTCTCTCGGATCTCATAGCAGAATACTTTGTTTCACCAACCCTTTTCAGAGTCATCAGACTGGCGAGAATCGGTAGAGTTCTTCGTCTCATTAAAGGAGCAAAGGGGATTCGCACACTACTATTTGCCCTAATGATGTCTCTCCCCGCTCTGTTTAACATCGGGCTTCTGCTCTTCTTAGTTATGTTCATCTATTCAATCTTCGGAATGTCCAATTTTGCCTACGTAAAGAAAGAATCTGGAATAGAcgacatatttaattttgaaacctttGGAAACAGCATAATATGCTTGTTCCAAATCACCACGTCTGCTGGTTGGGATGGTCTTCTAAATCCAATCCTAAATAGCGGCCCTCCAGATTGTGACCCTCATATGGAGAACCCTGGAACAACAGTTAGCGGTAATTGTGGTAATCCGGCTATAGGTATAGTTTTCTTCTGCAGCTACatcataatttcatttttagTTGTTGTCAATATGTACATTGCCATTATCCTGGAGAACTTTAATGTTGCCACTGAAGAGAGCGGCGAGCCATTATGTGAAGATGACTTTGAGATGTTTTATGAAACTTGGGAGAAGTTTGATCCAGATGCCACCCAGTTTGTTGAATACAGTCGGATGTCAGACTTTGTAGACACTTTGCAAGACCCTCTACGGATTCCAAAACCTAACAAAATTAAACTAATTACTTTGGATCTTCCAATGGTAACTGGAGATAAGATTCACTGCTTGGACATTTTGTTTGCACTCACTAAAGAGGTGTTGGGGGACTCAGGAGAAATGGATGCCTTGAAAGAATCAATGGAAGAAAAGTTTATGGCGGCAAATCCATCAAAAGTGTCTTATGAACCAATCACCACCACTCTCaaaaggaagcaggaagaagtcTGTGCCATCAAAATCCAGAGGGCTTTTAGGAGACATCTACTAAGGCGTTCGGTGAAACACGCTTCTTACATCTTCCGACAGAGTAATGATGAAGAGTCATCAGCTGAGGATCCTCCTGAAAAAGAAGGGTTGATAGCAGACAGAATTAATGCCGCTTATGGGAAAAATGTAGAGGAAGGACGGAATGGTGGAGCTCATCGCCCAAGATCAACAAACAGGAGCTCACGCAGCAGCATAGGTTATGAT